The Pyxidicoccus sp. MSG2 DNA segment GGTCGCCGCCTTGAAGGACGCGCCGACAGCGGCGCCCGAGCCGAGCGTCGACGGCAGCAGGGCCATGACATTCGCCGCCAGCTTCGAGTCCGGGGCCGTGCTCACGGCGAAGTCGCCCAGCCGCGCCTCGACGCCCTCGCGCAGCCGCGCCCGGGCCCGGGAGAGCCGCTTGCGCGCGGCCGGCTCGGACAAATCCAACAGCGAGGCCACCTGCCGCAGCGACCTGCCCTCGCGGTAGTAGACGAGGAGCACCTCGCGGTCGTCCACCTCGAGTGCCATCAGCGCGTCGTCCAGGACGGAGTCCCGCTCCGCCGCCAGCAACTGCTCGGTCGCGGTGGCCCGCTCATCGGCACGGCCCGCGAGGTGTTCCTCCGCTGTCGGCACGTGCCTGTCACGCAGCATCCGGAACGCCAGGTGGCGCGTCATGTTGCGCAGCCACGGGAGGAAGGTGCGGGGGTTGCGCAGCCGGGCGAGGTCCTTCCACGCGGCGACGAACACCTCCTGGGCCACGTCCTCGCTGCGCCCCACGTCGTGGACGATGGACAACGCGATGGCGCTCACCAGCCCGGCACAGCGCCGCACCAGCCGCTCGTAGGCGGAGCGGTCCCCCGCGGCGGCGAGGCGGACATCGGTTTCACTGAGGGTCGGTGGCGTGAGCATGGCTCTCCTGGCGTGGAACGGGGACACCCTCAAGTGCCACCCGGGCCGGAGATGTGACCTGGGAGTCTACCGGACCCGTGTCGCCGTCCAACCCCGCGAAACCATGGGGGACGAAGGGGATTGGAGCCCCGGGAAAATCCCGCCGAAAATGCCGGTCGATTTTCACGGACCTTGTTCGACCCTTCGTCGGGGAGGCTCCACTCCCCCCGAACTTCAGAGGAACACCATGCGCTACGTGCTGGCCATCTACGAGAACGAGAAGGTGTGGGAGACCCTGCCGAAGGACGAGGCCGAGCGGGTGATGGGCGAGTACATGTCCTTCACGGACAGCATCCGCAAGAGCGGCAACTACAAGGCGGGCGAGGCGCTGCAGCCCGTGGCCACCGCCACCACCGTGCGCATCCGCGACGGCAAGCGCCTGACGACGGACGGCCCCTTCGCCGAGACGAAGGAGCAGTTGGGCGGCTTCTACCTCATCGAGGCGGAGAACATCGACCAGGCCATCGCCATCGCCTCGCGCATTCCGGCCGCGCGCACCGGCAGCATCGAGGTGCGCCCCGTGGTGGACTTCACGAAGCAGGGCTGAACGCGCGCGAGTGAGCACCCCGGGCTCCACCCTGGAGCAGACCTACCGCGAGCACTACGGCCGCATCGTGGCCACGGTCATCCGTGTGCTCGGCGGAGACTTCGCCGCGGCCGAGGAGGTGGTGCAGGAGGCCTTCGCGGATGCGCTCATACAGTGGCCGCGGCAGGGGACTCCTCACGAGCCGCGGGCCTGGGTCATCCGCGCCGCGCGCAACAAGGCGGTGGACCGCGTGCGGCGCGGGGTGCGCCTGGGGGCTCGCGTCAACGAAATGGAGGTGGTGGCGCGCATCGAGCAGGAGCTCGCCCCGCCTCCGGATGGCACGGAGTGGCAGGCGCTCCCGGACGACACGCTGCGCCTGCTCTTCACGTGCTGCCATCCCGCGCTCGCGCCCGAGGCCCAGGTGGCGCTCGCGCTGCGCACGCTGTGCGGCCTCACCACGGAGGAGATTGCACACGCCTTCCTCGTGCCGCCCGCGACGATGGCGCAGCGGTTGGTGCGCGCGCAGCGCAAGATTCACGCTGCGGGCATTCCCTACTCCGTGCCGGAAGCGGAGGCACTGCGCGAGCGCACGCACGGGGTATTGCACACGGTGTACCTCGTCTTCTCCGAGGGCTACGCGGCCACGGATGGACCGGAGTTGCTGCGGGTGGAGCTGTGCGCGGAGGCGCTGCGGCTGGGCCGGCTCGCGCGCTCGCTGCTGCCGCGTGACGCGGAGGTCGCCGCCCTGCTCGCGCTGATGCTGCTGCACCATGCGCGCCGCCGCGCCCGCGTGGCGGCGGATGGGGGCCTGGTCCTGCTGGACAGGCAGGACCGCGCGCTGTGGGACGGCACGGAGATTCAGGAGGGACTGGCGCAGCTCGACGCGGCGCTCGCGCTGGGGGCCCGGGGGCCCTACACGCTACAGGCCGCCATCGCGGCGCTGCACGCGCAGGCGGCGCGGGCCGAGGACACGGACTGGGCGCAGATTGCCGCGCTCTACGAGAAGCTGTGTGAGCTGTCGCCCGGCCCCGTCGTGGAGCTGAACCGCGCGGCGGCGGTGGCCATGGCGCGCGGACCCGAGCACGGACTCGCGCTGGTGGACGACCTGGAGACGTCCGGAAGGCTCACGGACTATCACCTGCTCCCCGCCGCGCGCGCCGAGCTGCTGCGGCGCCTGGGACGCAACGAGGAGGCGGCAGCCAGCTACCGGCGCGCCCTGGCACTGGTGCGCACCGCGCCGGAGCGGCGCTTCCTGGAGGAGCGGCTGCGCGAGCTGCTCGACGGAGCAGGGCCTGGCACCGGCTAGGGTGCACAGGACATGAAGACCATTTCCTGGCTGTTCTGTGGCCTGCTGGTGACAGCGTGCGCATCCACGAGCCTCACCCAGCAACGCTGGGAGACTGCAGAGGCAACCGCCGGGGAGTGTGACGACCCGGCTGCGGACCGATGCACCCTGTTCATCTGCGGGGTGGGGGCATGCGGCCTCTACTACTGCGAGGACGTGGAACCGAACGGCATCGTGCGCGCACAAGCCATGGTGCCCGTTCGGCCACCCGCTCCACCAATGCCGGCGCCGGGACCCGCGCGTCCATTTCCGACACCCGCCAATCCCCAGCGCTACTGGGGAAGCATGCAGGGCCTGCCGGAGAACGCGGAACCCATCTTCATCATCCCCTGGAATCAATCGAGCGAGGAGTACGCGGCGCGGCTCAGAAAGGAGCTGGAGAACCAGCCTCGACGGACCTGGGTCAAGCACCACGTGTTCCCCCAGGCTTTCAAGGAGTGGTTCCTCTCCAGAGGGGTCGACATCCACGAATGGACGTTGGTGCTCGACAAGCAGGTTCACGAGAACATCCACAGAGGGGGCATGGGTGGCCCCTGGAACGCGGAGTGGGCGCGCTACATCGAGAACAACAGGCGTGCACACCGGCAAGCCATCCACCTCTTTGCGACGCAGATGATTTTCCGGTTCGACCTCGCGGGACCCGTTGTGCCGTACTACAGCAAGAAAGCCATTCCCCTGTTCCCCGTCGTGGAAGAAGACATCTACTGACCATGCGGCTCTACCGACTCCGAAACGTGTCTCCGTCGAGCTACTCGTGGGAGCTGCGGACGGAGCACCAATGGTTGTTGCCCGGCGTCCACTGCCCGACCTGCGATGACATCTGGAGTGGAATTGGCGAGGCGTATCCAGCGGTGGACCTGTCCGGACTGCCGGACGCCAGGAAGTTCAGGGCGCGTGTAGAAGAGGACTTCGAGGAGTTCACGCGCCTCCGGGAGCTGGTGCGGCCCCTGGTACCAAAGGGCGTGCCGCTGGAGCCGGGAACGACCTTTGGCGCGCTCGTTGGAAGAGGCCACGGGCAGTTCCCTCAGCTCGTCTTTCCAGCGCCATGGACGTTGCTTGTCCGCCGGGAGGCACTGGAGCGGCTCCAGGCGGAAGGCCTGCGCGGCCTGAACGGCTGCCGCACGGAGCTGCGGTTCAAGCAGAAGGACCCACCTGAGCTGCTGGAGCTTCAAATAGAGCCGCGCGGGCTGCTGCATCGGGACTGCCTGCCCCGAGGCCTGCCCGCGCCATGCGAAACGTGCGGAGGGCCCGGCTTCAGCTTGCCAGCGGAACCCATCCTGGACGCCGCCTCTCTACCGGATGACCGTGACCTCTTCCGGCTCGCCAACTATCAGACGGTCATCGTCGGTACGGAGCGGTTCGCGGAGACGGTGCGGCGACTCGGCTTCGAAGAAGTGAAGTTCAGCGAGCTACCAACGCGCTGACCCGTCCGCAGCAGTCTTCACGCCCGCCGCAGCGTGATGACCGCCAGCTCCGCCGGAGCGCCCAGCCGCACCGGCGGCCCGGTGGTGCCCGCACCGCGATTCACATACAGCCACGAGCGGCCCTGCCGGTACATCCCCGCAGTCCACCGGGTCATGAAGCGAGCCAGCGACAAGCGGCGGACCCACGGCA contains these protein-coding regions:
- a CDS encoding RNA polymerase sigma factor; amino-acid sequence: MLTPPTLSETDVRLAAAGDRSAYERLVRRCAGLVSAIALSIVHDVGRSEDVAQEVFVAAWKDLARLRNPRTFLPWLRNMTRHLAFRMLRDRHVPTAEEHLAGRADERATATEQLLAAERDSVLDDALMALEVDDREVLLVYYREGRSLRQVASLLDLSEPAARKRLSRARARLREGVEARLGDFAVSTAPDSKLAANVMALLPSTLGSGAAVGASFKAATSAGATWLSFVAPLAMLAGTLGGISFSVRKLRARARDEEERRGIGRYGLMAGAAASIAVVGMGVATVFSLPLPWFIGLWAGFIFTWDWLVLVYLPRVTARRLALERAEDPSAASRQHRERVAALALMALVTACSVASLALLLRVLLSGT
- a CDS encoding YciI family protein, with product MRYVLAIYENEKVWETLPKDEAERVMGEYMSFTDSIRKSGNYKAGEALQPVATATTVRIRDGKRLTTDGPFAETKEQLGGFYLIEAENIDQAIAIASRIPAARTGSIEVRPVVDFTKQG
- a CDS encoding RNA polymerase sigma factor, giving the protein MSTPGSTLEQTYREHYGRIVATVIRVLGGDFAAAEEVVQEAFADALIQWPRQGTPHEPRAWVIRAARNKAVDRVRRGVRLGARVNEMEVVARIEQELAPPPDGTEWQALPDDTLRLLFTCCHPALAPEAQVALALRTLCGLTTEEIAHAFLVPPATMAQRLVRAQRKIHAAGIPYSVPEAEALRERTHGVLHTVYLVFSEGYAATDGPELLRVELCAEALRLGRLARSLLPRDAEVAALLALMLLHHARRRARVAADGGLVLLDRQDRALWDGTEIQEGLAQLDAALALGARGPYTLQAAIAALHAQAARAEDTDWAQIAALYEKLCELSPGPVVELNRAAAVAMARGPEHGLALVDDLETSGRLTDYHLLPAARAELLRRLGRNEEAAASYRRALALVRTAPERRFLEERLRELLDGAGPGTG
- a CDS encoding TIGR02269 family lipoprotein, whose product is MKTISWLFCGLLVTACASTSLTQQRWETAEATAGECDDPAADRCTLFICGVGACGLYYCEDVEPNGIVRAQAMVPVRPPAPPMPAPGPARPFPTPANPQRYWGSMQGLPENAEPIFIIPWNQSSEEYAARLRKELENQPRRTWVKHHVFPQAFKEWFLSRGVDIHEWTLVLDKQVHENIHRGGMGGPWNAEWARYIENNRRAHRQAIHLFATQMIFRFDLAGPVVPYYSKKAIPLFPVVEEDIY
- a CDS encoding double-CXXCG motif protein, yielding MRLYRLRNVSPSSYSWELRTEHQWLLPGVHCPTCDDIWSGIGEAYPAVDLSGLPDARKFRARVEEDFEEFTRLRELVRPLVPKGVPLEPGTTFGALVGRGHGQFPQLVFPAPWTLLVRREALERLQAEGLRGLNGCRTELRFKQKDPPELLELQIEPRGLLHRDCLPRGLPAPCETCGGPGFSLPAEPILDAASLPDDRDLFRLANYQTVIVGTERFAETVRRLGFEEVKFSELPTR